Proteins encoded in a region of the Streptomyces sp. NBC_00310 genome:
- a CDS encoding MerR family transcriptional regulator translates to MNHEPAGAAYRIEDLAHHSGATVRTIRAYQDRGLLPRPERRGRANVYSNMHLTRLRQIADLLDRGYTLASIKELLEAWDTGRGLGGVLGLAAEVEGPWTDEEAVRISRAELIERFGGAPDEAAVADAVELGVLEPVPGEADLFLVPSPQELAVAAELHEAGVPLSAIAGHLRELRGQVEHIATRFMEFTTEHVFARYIGQHQPPTEADTVEAATLVRRLRPLAQQTVDAELARAIRLFATRQLRRHLGSAPAATPAEESCSVRIPASTMRAVERLVGPEQVSAFIAAAAEREVQSRTLDSLTANMRETNKVHEPP, encoded by the coding sequence GTGAACCACGAACCGGCCGGGGCCGCGTATCGCATCGAGGATCTGGCGCACCACAGCGGCGCCACGGTCCGGACGATCCGCGCCTACCAGGACCGCGGACTGCTCCCCCGTCCCGAGCGACGCGGCCGGGCGAACGTGTATTCGAACATGCATCTGACCAGACTGCGTCAGATCGCCGACCTCCTCGACCGCGGCTACACCCTGGCCTCCATCAAGGAGCTCCTGGAGGCCTGGGACACGGGCCGCGGCCTCGGCGGAGTGCTCGGCCTGGCCGCGGAGGTCGAGGGGCCGTGGACCGACGAGGAGGCCGTACGGATCTCGCGGGCCGAGCTGATCGAGCGATTCGGCGGCGCTCCGGACGAGGCGGCGGTGGCGGACGCGGTCGAGCTGGGCGTGCTGGAGCCGGTGCCCGGCGAGGCGGATCTGTTCCTCGTGCCCAGCCCACAAGAGCTGGCCGTGGCAGCCGAGTTGCATGAGGCCGGGGTGCCCCTGTCCGCGATCGCCGGTCATCTAAGGGAGTTGAGGGGACAGGTCGAGCACATCGCCACCCGTTTCATGGAGTTCACCACCGAGCATGTGTTCGCTCGCTATATCGGGCAGCACCAGCCACCGACCGAGGCCGACACGGTCGAGGCGGCGACGCTCGTACGACGTCTGCGACCGCTGGCACAGCAGACGGTGGACGCCGAACTCGCGCGCGCCATACGACTGTTCGCTACCCGTCAGCTGCGCCGCCATCTCGGCTCCGCCCCCGCCGCCACACCTGCGGAGGAGTCGTGTTCCGTACGGATCCCGGCGTCGACAATGCGAGCGGTCGAAAGGCTGGTTGGCCCCGAGCAGGTATCGGCCTTCATCGCGGCGGCAGCCGAACGGGAGGTACAGTCGCGCACCTTGGACTCACTCACTGCAAATATGCGCGAAACCAACAAAGTTCACGAACCACCCTGA
- a CDS encoding RNA 2'-phosphotransferase, which produces MNERRTVRVSKYLSKHLRHQPERIGLTLDEGGWVGIDTLIEAAAAHNFHFTRAELDHVVDANDKQRFAVEGDRIRANQGHTVEVDLGLAPATPPPYLYHGTVAAYLGAIRAEGLRAMNRHDVHLSPDRETATRVGARRGRPVVLSVDAGAMHRDGHVFRVSDNGVWLTEAVPPQYLRFPASH; this is translated from the coding sequence ATGAACGAACGACGTACCGTGAGAGTGTCCAAGTACCTCTCGAAACACCTGCGACACCAGCCGGAGCGGATCGGGCTCACGCTCGACGAGGGCGGCTGGGTCGGGATCGACACGCTCATCGAGGCGGCCGCCGCCCACAACTTCCACTTCACCAGGGCGGAACTCGACCACGTGGTCGACGCCAACGACAAGCAGCGCTTCGCCGTCGAGGGCGACCGGATCCGCGCCAACCAGGGCCACACCGTCGAGGTCGACCTCGGCCTGGCCCCGGCGACGCCGCCGCCGTACCTCTATCACGGGACCGTGGCGGCCTATCTGGGCGCGATCAGGGCCGAGGGCCTGCGCGCCATGAACCGGCATGACGTGCACCTCTCACCCGACCGCGAGACCGCCACCCGCGTCGGCGCCCGCCGCGGCCGTCCCGTCGTGCTCTCCGTGGACGCGGGTGCCATGCACCGCGACGGCCACGTCTTCCGCGTCAGCGACAACGGGGTGTGGCTGACCGAGGCGGTTCCGCCTCAGTACCTGCGGTTCCCCGCGTCGCACTGA
- a CDS encoding LLM class flavin-dependent oxidoreductase, protein MSLRLSTVILPYLRWHEGGRDTWQRAEQLGFHTAFTYDHLSWRTFRDGPWFGAVPTLTAAAAVTDHLRLGTLVTSPNFRHPVTLAKELISLDDISGGRITLGVGAGGTGFDATALGQEPWTPRERADRLAEFVPLLDRLLTEDSVSYEGDYYSAHEARNIPGCVQRPRLPFAVAATGPRGMRLAARYGQAWVTTGDPKLFETGTPEQSVQAMRGQVERLADTAAALGHDAARLDKILLTGFTPDRGRPLESLDAFVDFAGRHAELGFTDLVVHWPIPDSDFAADEKVFERIAMEALAQLA, encoded by the coding sequence ATGAGTCTGCGTCTGAGCACCGTGATCCTGCCGTACCTCCGCTGGCACGAGGGCGGCCGTGACACGTGGCAGCGCGCCGAGCAGCTCGGGTTCCACACCGCGTTCACGTACGACCACCTGTCGTGGCGGACCTTTCGGGACGGGCCGTGGTTCGGCGCCGTGCCGACCCTGACCGCCGCAGCCGCCGTCACCGACCATCTGCGCCTCGGCACTCTCGTGACCTCGCCGAACTTCCGGCACCCGGTGACCCTCGCCAAGGAACTGATCTCCCTCGACGACATCTCCGGCGGCCGGATCACCCTCGGCGTCGGCGCGGGCGGCACCGGCTTCGACGCCACCGCGCTCGGCCAGGAACCGTGGACGCCGCGCGAGCGCGCCGACCGTCTCGCCGAGTTCGTCCCCCTGCTCGACCGGCTCCTCACCGAGGACTCCGTCTCGTACGAGGGCGACTACTACTCGGCCCATGAGGCACGCAACATCCCCGGCTGCGTCCAGCGTCCCCGGCTGCCCTTCGCGGTCGCCGCCACCGGGCCGCGCGGGATGCGGCTGGCCGCACGGTACGGGCAGGCGTGGGTGACCACCGGGGACCCCAAGCTGTTCGAGACGGGCACCCCCGAGCAGTCGGTTCAAGCCATGCGTGGGCAGGTCGAGAGGCTGGCCGACACGGCCGCCGCGCTCGGCCACGACGCGGCCCGGCTCGACAAGATCCTCCTCACCGGTTTCACCCCGGACCGCGGCCGGCCGCTGGAGTCGCTGGACGCGTTCGTGGACTTCGCGGGCCGCCACGCCGAGCTGGGCTTCACCGACCTCGTGGTCCACTGGCCGATCCCGGACTCGGACTTCGCCGCGGACGAGAAGGTCTTCGAGCGGATCGCCATGGAGGCATTGGCCCAGCTGGCGTGA
- a CDS encoding HAD family hydrolase, producing MTSATRQPETPAPTVPLRLIATDLDGTLLRDDKSVSPRTVAALAAAEASGVEVFFVTGRPARWMDVVSEHVHGHGLAICGNGAAVVDLHGGPGAHRFVKVRELARENALDAVRLLREAAPGTVYAVEQTYGFNQEPEYPKLHMEIPDILAPAEKLLAQSGAADDEPVLKILAYHPSIDPDDFLATARIAVGDRATITRSSPSALLEISGPGVSKASTLALCCAERGISHEEVVAFGDMPNDVEMLTWAGQSYAMGNAHPDVLAAASGRTVANNEDGVAVVIERLLAERL from the coding sequence GTGACCTCAGCGACGAGACAGCCCGAGACCCCGGCCCCGACCGTCCCGCTCCGGCTGATAGCCACGGATCTCGACGGCACCCTGCTCCGTGACGACAAGTCGGTCTCCCCGCGCACCGTCGCCGCCCTCGCGGCCGCCGAGGCGTCCGGCGTCGAGGTCTTCTTCGTCACCGGCCGCCCGGCCCGCTGGATGGACGTCGTCAGCGAACACGTCCACGGCCACGGCCTCGCGATCTGCGGGAACGGCGCCGCCGTGGTCGACCTGCACGGCGGCCCGGGCGCCCATCGCTTCGTCAAGGTCCGCGAGCTGGCGCGGGAGAACGCGCTCGACGCCGTACGACTGCTGCGCGAGGCGGCACCGGGCACGGTGTACGCGGTCGAGCAGACGTACGGCTTCAACCAGGAGCCCGAGTACCCGAAGCTCCACATGGAGATCCCCGACATCCTCGCGCCCGCCGAGAAGCTGCTGGCCCAGAGCGGTGCGGCCGACGACGAGCCGGTACTGAAGATCCTCGCGTACCACCCGTCGATCGACCCCGACGACTTCCTCGCCACCGCCCGTATCGCCGTCGGCGACCGTGCCACCATCACCCGCTCCAGCCCCAGCGCCCTGCTGGAGATCAGCGGACCGGGCGTCTCCAAGGCCAGCACCCTCGCCCTGTGCTGCGCCGAGCGCGGTATCTCCCACGAGGAGGTGGTCGCCTTCGGTGACATGCCGAACGACGTCGAGATGCTCACGTGGGCGGGGCAGTCGTACGCCATGGGCAACGCGCACCCGGACGTCCTCGCGGCGGCATCCGGCCGGACCGTGGCCAACAACGAGGACGGGGTGGCGGTCGTGATCGAGCGGCTGCTGGCGGAGCGGCTGTAG
- a CDS encoding M23 family metallopeptidase — protein MRFSRRHSLFVVVPLCAAAVLVVRPTAADSGGGGTPGGTGEAGLSAQVVRLFEEAAVATQRYEAGRRVAEAQKVKAERLEKLLARERKQIGVLNTDLGRIARAQYREGGGVPYTAQMLLAADPEQLMRGHRAVWQADLAVNNAVAKSRRAEARLAADEAKAATAWRALEEWKTGLSEIKQVIQQKLEVAQWTLQGQADEAVAAGACRGAVRLKQPAGGPSKAWVAPVGTYELSAGYGSGGEHWASQHTGQDFAVPIGTPVRAVGAGRVVKVSCGGAFGIEVVVEHADGYCTQYAHLAAVTVDQGERVAAGQWIGQSGTTGNSTGPHLHFEVRVTPELGSAVDPVPWLREHGVEL, from the coding sequence ATGCGCTTCTCTCGCCGACACTCGCTGTTCGTCGTCGTGCCGCTGTGTGCAGCGGCGGTTCTCGTGGTCCGGCCGACGGCGGCCGACAGCGGCGGCGGTGGGACCCCGGGTGGGACCGGCGAGGCAGGGCTCAGCGCCCAGGTGGTGCGGTTGTTCGAGGAAGCGGCGGTGGCGACGCAGCGGTACGAGGCGGGGCGGCGGGTGGCGGAGGCGCAGAAGGTGAAGGCGGAGCGGCTGGAGAAACTGCTCGCGCGGGAACGGAAGCAGATCGGGGTGCTGAACACCGACCTGGGCCGGATCGCGCGCGCCCAGTACCGCGAGGGCGGCGGGGTGCCGTACACCGCGCAGATGCTTCTCGCGGCTGACCCGGAGCAGCTGATGCGGGGGCACCGGGCTGTCTGGCAGGCCGATCTGGCGGTCAACAACGCCGTGGCCAAGAGCCGCCGCGCGGAGGCGAGGCTCGCCGCGGACGAGGCGAAGGCCGCGACGGCGTGGCGAGCGCTGGAGGAGTGGAAGACCGGACTCTCCGAGATCAAGCAGGTGATCCAGCAGAAGCTCGAGGTGGCGCAGTGGACGCTTCAGGGGCAGGCCGACGAGGCGGTCGCGGCCGGCGCCTGCCGGGGAGCCGTCCGACTGAAGCAGCCGGCCGGCGGGCCCTCGAAGGCGTGGGTGGCGCCAGTGGGCACGTACGAACTCTCCGCGGGCTACGGCAGCGGTGGTGAGCACTGGGCCAGTCAGCACACCGGGCAGGACTTCGCGGTGCCGATCGGCACGCCGGTGCGGGCGGTCGGGGCGGGGCGTGTGGTGAAGGTGTCGTGCGGGGGAGCCTTCGGCATCGAGGTCGTCGTCGAGCACGCCGACGGTTACTGCACGCAGTACGCGCACCTCGCCGCCGTCACCGTCGACCAGGGCGAGCGAGTGGCGGCGGGGCAGTGGATCGGCCAGTCGGGCACCACCGGCAACTCCACCGGACCGCACCTGCACTTCGAGGTACGGGTCACCCCGGAGCTGGGGTCGGCCGTGGATCCCGTGCCGTGGCTGCGGGAGCACGGGGTGGAGTTGTAG